GTCGTCTTTCTATCACTCGTACGGGACAACGCCGGTAGCCGGTACGCCTCCTGTACCCAAGGGCGGACCGGCTTGTGATGTCACTGTTACGCGACCGCGGGCGTTCCGTGCCCCGTGCGATACGGGACCGTCACGGACCGTACGCTCAGGCGTCCTCGGCCAGTTCGAGCCAGCGCATTTCCAACTCCTCGCGCTCCGACACGAGTTCACGCAGCTCGGCGTCCAATTTCGCCACCTTCTCGAAATCGGTGGCATTGTCGGCAATTTGCTGATGCTTGTCGGATTCCTTCTGGGAAATGCGGTCGAGCTGCCGCTCGATCTTCTGCAATTCCTTCTTCGCGGCCCGCTGTTCGGCGGCGGAGAGTTTCTGCCGCGCCTTGAGATCCTCTTCCCCGGTGGCGGGCTTGGCGGGCGCCGGTGCGCTCTCCTCGGCCATCCGGGCCCGGCGCTCCAGGTACTCGTCGATCCCGCGCGGCAGCATCCGCAGGGTGCGATCGCCAAGCAGGGCGTGCACGCGGTCGGTGGTGCGCTCGATGAAGAACCGGTCGTGGGAGATGACGATCATCGAGCCGGGCCAGCCGTCGAGCAGGTCCTCGAGCTGGGTGAGGGTCTCGATGTCGAGGTCGTTGGTGGGCTCGTCGAGGAAGAGGACGTTGGGCTCGTCCATGAGCAGCCGCAGCAACTGGAGCCTGCGCCGCTCACCACCGGAGAGATCGCCCACCGGCGTCCACTGCTTCTCCTTGCCGAAGCCGAAGGTCTCGCAGAGCTGGCCCGCGGTCATCTCGCGGCCCTTGCCCAGGTCGACGCGCTCGCGCACCTGCTGCACGGCCTCCAGTACGCGCAGGGCCGGGTTCAGTTCGGCGACCTCCTGCGAGAGATAGGCGAGCTTCACGGTCCGGCCCACCTTGACCCGCCCGGCGGCGGGCTGCGTCTCGCCCTCGGACCACGCGGCCTCGGCGAGCGCCCGCAGCAGCGAGGTCTTGCCCGCACCGTTCACGCCGACCAGACCGATCCGGTCGCCCGGGCCGAGCTGCCAGGTCAGACGCTCAAGGAGCAGCTTCTCGCCCGCCCGTACGGTGACGTCCTCCAGGTCGAAGACGGTCTTGCCGAGCCGCGTGGAGGCGAACTTCATCAGCTCGGAGGTGTCGCG
This is a stretch of genomic DNA from Streptomyces sp. NA04227. It encodes these proteins:
- a CDS encoding ABC-F family ATP-binding cassette domain-containing protein is translated as MAVNLVNVEAVSKVYGTRALLDGVSLGVSEGDRIGVVGRNGDGKTTLIRMLAKLEDADTGRVTHSGGLRLGVLTQHDSLDPQATVRHEVVGDLADHEWAGNAKIRDVLTGLFGGLGLPGFPQGLDTVIAPLSGGERRRIALAKLLIAEQDLIVLDEPTNHLDVEGIAWLAAHLRARRSALVCVTHDRWFLDQVCTRMWDVQRGTVHEYEGGYSDYVFARAERERIAATEEAKRQNLVRKELAWLRRGAPARTSKPRFRVEAANELIADVPPPRDTSELMKFASTRLGKTVFDLEDVTVRAGEKLLLERLTWQLGPGDRIGLVGVNGAGKTSLLRALAEAAWSEGETQPAAGRVKVGRTVKLAYLSQEVAELNPALRVLEAVQQVRERVDLGKGREMTAGQLCETFGFGKEKQWTPVGDLSGGERRRLQLLRLLMDEPNVLFLDEPTNDLDIETLTQLEDLLDGWPGSMIVISHDRFFIERTTDRVHALLGDRTLRMLPRGIDEYLERRARMAEESAPAPAKPATGEEDLKARQKLSAAEQRAAKKELQKIERQLDRISQKESDKHQQIADNATDFEKVAKLDAELRELVSEREELEMRWLELAEDA